The genomic DNA CTGAACCGAAATggcttaaccggtcatgccaaacaCTGAGATTTTCACAATGCATTTCATCTTCTAGATAATACAtataatctctaaaatatttttcttgtcttgggtaatacttatgatttcaaagtattttcttggCTTATTGTCTTaacatgattacttttcaaatcatcaagatttgcTTTGtcatatgagtgattaaactcattttgggtgtgaacataatcttatatcTGTTCCATCACCTCTTGTGGGATTCATTAATTCTCCCtctcgagatgatgacacttcatgtctatcaatctcgatttgaatcccACTCTGTAATCAATAATATTCTCAAATTGGGTCATGTATCATATCTTACACCCTTTTGACTTTGAGACTAATTGGTAGactataacacattaatatcaaattgtgttcccatagacaatactatatatactcttcaagagttttcaatactttttctactacttcttattattgtagtagaatagtggaaattGTCGCACATTAacttctttcatcatcatcatatatagatGAGATAAGTTCCTCATGTACTTATTATTCACTTATAGTGGAGATACTAGTCGACTTAACCGtgaccttatatatatatatcatacccACATTTATAACCACTTTTATAGCAACTTTCTTATCATTGATGTGgcattttcctttttctttgcatAAAGTCATATTCAGTTCAGCGAATAGACCAAGTCAATAGGATATGATTTACATcaacatctcataattttacacagtcacaaaaaaaataagattataatatttttaaatatatatttttcattatattgtgtatacatgacaacaatattttatggcaagtagaatatatattctcttctaTATTTCCAACAATGATACTATCTTCTATTATAATCTTGGTTATAATTGGAATTAAGTTGTTTGTATTCATCTCTTATAGACTTTTagttatttactttctttaaattattctaaaaaattagtgaatttttatggtcatatacTTGGACTTAAACCTTCTCATAGAAGTGATGCCAAAAAGATATAATCAATCatcattatttattaatttgttactagattttcaatttattcaccAAAGAGGTTGGAgacataatttaaaatatttaatcatgacattatatctaattttaattagatttaaatttgtgattaaacaaataaagtaaatcacaaaatattataaacaatcatataaatgagTGTTAAATATTAAGtatcatatctttatatatatatatatatatatatattgttattcaaaCGTTTTACTTTTCTGTtttactaaagattttattgtaaaatctaaaatattttaccaaagaatgtttttaaactcaaataagtTCAAAGAAATACgaaattcttctttttatacCAATATATAAAAGGGTACTTATCTCGATAATAAGACGGTGTCACGTAGACGTCTCAATGAATGATGTTCCCAGAGATAGAGATAATAACGTAGATCTTAACTTCACCATGAGATAATAACTTCATtccttcaaacaaaaaacactttTGTCAAATTGATATTCCAAACAAAACttaataaccaaataaattaaaccCAAATGTTCTCGGTAAAACAAATAACCGATGATgatacaataaataatatcatgtaTCACAGAgatcaacaaataaatttccaTGAAGCTATACATACATATTGAACGATGGGTAGTTAATTATCATACACATGTATGTTTTCGATGacatcaacaaaacaattatcATACAAGTGAAGAACTATAAGTCAAAGCATGTTCTGATCAAGCTAatgaatttattgatttaagatTCTAATTAAAGCCACATCATGACTTCGAATAAATGAATTCTAAAGCACACGATAATATGAACTGATCAAACAATAGATGTAAAGCTTAGTTCTAGTTTTTTTTCATAGATATAAAATCGTTTTGTTATAAGACAACAAagtattaaacaaatataattcaagCATATTGTATGAATCAATAATAACACACAATCCATAGCATGAACCGATCATGACCAAAAGCCAAAGCAATCATAGGATCGGAGAGCCAATTATAAATCATGCGACGGTATAAATTTAGTTGCATGAGTCAAATCATCAACTATATGCATGACTCAAACATATATTACGAATACTTATCTGATTGATAACGAAGACGACTTAGTTTTAGAAGAAGGTCCCTAACGGTGATGACTGCTCAAACGTCTCAACGGCTAGGTTTTTTTTAGACGGCTAGGGTTAGAGgttcgtgctgataacgtgttgtaaacagAGGTTTTAGAGAAATAGTTCTCTCTGTTATCCATATATCCAAtaggatataacatatatatagtgataccctaaaatatagttatacaactttagggttttaggtcATCCATACAATATAGAATATTCATAACAGAAAAAACTATATTGTGAACAATAAATATTCTACTGTTTTAAAGTCCATTTGGTGGTTATGGAAATTCATTTACAAAGAGTTTTTCATAtggtttaaataaattatacatacaCAATACTACACACAATTGTACAAGCGATATTTATAATGGATTTGTACAaggaagaaaatatattaatcaaatgatggaattattaataaatttttgatttatttgggAGCAACTTTGAAGTGAGAAGGCGCCGGTCGGAGCCAGTCTTTGCCGCCGATAAAGTCCTTGCTCAAGAAGACGGTTGCTTCGTCATCCGATAATTGTTTCGACCATTTCACCCTTTGTCCCCTGTCTGCTCCGGGACCATAACATTTGTATTCACCATAATATACAGTACTGAACAAAATTGTTAAAGAAcaatattagtatagattagtcaaaaaaaattcataagaacttaattataaaccaaatagataaaaatgttacttttgttttgttgagtcTCCCCATTGGTTCCATCCCTGAGGTGCGACGacgttggagaagaaggaataaGCAAAGACAACCCTAGAATAAGCTCCCCAGGGTCTTCCCAAAAAAGTGGAACCTGATCCGGTTATCTTGCATCCCAAGAATGTAAACCCTGATTTCTCCGTTGCCGACGTTCTCATTTGTGCCGTTATCGACCCATTATTAGGCGACAACGAGTGCAAATGACACTTCTACACATGAGGACACAGAGAAATTAATTCATGAGAGtagaaaaatgattaaaatatgggatatatatatatatattgtataattatCATGTACATGCATGGTTTGTATTTTAATGAATTGTGAACATGAGTTAGTAGTTAGTACGTACTTCATAGAGAGAAGAAGCGCTTCCACAGATGAAATCGGTGGCTCCTTCAATATAGCAGTTCTTGAAGTAATGGTTTCCATTGTCGTCAAGGAGAGTGTCTTGGTATGACGTTATCACGCATCCGTAGAATGCTGCTTTATCCGCGGCCACGCGCAGCGCAACCGCTCGTCCGGCCGTCCCAAACTTATTCTACttgcatcaaaacaaaacacgtCACTATAAGTCTCTTGTAGTTTTCGTTATAGATGAATTacgtattttatttttatatacgtattttatttttatatatggtcTTTTGGTctctatatattgtttgtttgggCTTACAATACTTTTTACACGTGCGTACACTTTTTGTGTATATGAATCCACTAATATTTGAGCATAGTAAGAGAGATATTTTTAGTGGAAACGAAAATGAAACATGAAAACCctatcaataaaacaaaacgNNNNNNNNNNNNNNNNNNNNNNNNNNNNNNNNNNNNNNNNNNNCGGATGCGAAGATTGTGAGAGTGGGTGATTCCAAAATGTCTTCACCATCGCTCCATATGAGAAAGGTGTTGGAAGCTCGTGTTCCACTCAATGTTATGTATGGTTTATCCGCAGGAATCACcactttttctctgttttcaattATATCGCCAATTAGCATTATACCTATATAACGTAAGCACCAAATCTAAACAAGCATAGACATTTGTAACtatttatcaaataatatatatcatatcatatatgtatcaaaatgaattcataaatataataaatagtagGTCGAAGCATATCcacaaacatataattttatgtaaaaagttaaactgttattattttttattttaaaagactATTCCCtcaaattttatgtaaaagttAAACTGTTAATAgtctttttaaataataaataatatccCTAAACAACAATTCTGAATCCTAAACCTTAAGGTTTAGAAATCTAAAGCCTGACCATACGTCTTAAACCCTAACCttaagaattaaatatataatatctaacaTCATAGTTTATTTTTAACCGTACCGGTAAATTCCAGGCTTGACCCATATGTAATAGAGTTGGGAGTTGTTTAGATTGGGAGGGATAGATTCAATTGCTTCTTGAATCTTATTGAAGTCTCCTTTGCCAGATTGATCGACCCTTATTAGAATAGCAGTCGAAAAATCaatggaagacgaagaagaagaagccatggatGAAGATATGATTGAAGAGAGAATGAAAATATTGGTGATTATTATGATATGATAATAGTTAGCAATTGAACGTTTGGAGTTTGTTTTATAAAGAGCCATCTTGGCATAACCCATGTGAGGTTTCACGTCTTGGCGATTGtgcagatgacaaaaaaaaaacaaatacaaagtACAAATCAAGAATGAAAATCGAAAACTATTCAATTCAACTCGTGAAGCAAGAGTGTGAgaattagaaatttaatttgGAAAAGTTTGGTTTACACATAAAGGAGCCTTTTTATATACATACCAATGGGTTGACTAACTAAAAGTCTAGATGACGTGGTGGGATTGGGTAGCGGCCGAATTCTTATGATCGAAGTTGAAAGATTGCATTTCGTTGCCAAGAGATTTTTATATTAACAGATTCAAACTTTCAACTCTTAGGACACAAATTCTACACACACTAGATCGTATTATATGGTATATTCTATCTAAGTTGAAACCTAATCTACTCTCATAAACTTGAATAAACCGGATTTTCTTGTCATGTACAATGTCTATAGTGACCAGTTCGACAATGGTGGACTGAAGTTCGATCTTTAAACTTGACCCACAAATTAATCCTCAGTCCATTTGAATAAACCACTTGGTTACACGTTTTGGTTCAATACAAAAGTTCTTATCATTAATGATTACCAGATCTTTTAAAACTGAAGTAACTAGCTAGATAATACTTGAGATATACTTAACGTGTAAGGTTGGCGGCGTGCATGCTTCTTGCATTAGTATTAGGCTATTAGCAATCAAAAAGAGATCCATAATGCGTacttatgaattgtttaaaaagtaagaaacaaaaatgtgtatgATTAAGATCAAAGgccaaatatatattgaaaactGTAGTGggcaataaccaaacaaaaatgtatatgattaagGTCAAAGgccaaatatatattgaaactgTAGTGggtaataactaataaccaaacaaaaatgtgtaTGATTAAGCCTAAGGTCAaagaccaaatatatatatatactgaaaaACAGTAAtgggcaaaaagaaaaaaaaaaactaaaggcCCATAATATAAACCACttctatataaaattatagatGGACTCAATACTTGtctttatttacatatttactCACAATAGTTTTGTCAATCACAAATGctcctccatttttttttgtttttgacaatcAAACCCCATGGTCTATATTATTAAGCTATACATGTGTCTATATTGCAACTACAagaatacaaaaagaaacaatgcACGTATAGTATACTTTCTAGAGCGTGTCACTGTAACACGAAGAAACCAAAGTAGAACACGACACGATTGGGTAAATGGTAAACGAAACATTGTCCAAAGTCAACgaatttttgtttactaattGAATTTATATGCTTTGATCGCATAATAGGTCTTGAATTAGTAGTTTGTATGCATATGAATATGATAATGATGAATTCTCATGTTCTTTAACATCAGTATTGTAACATTCCTAGTCACATGACGAAGGGTTTTGGGTCTAATAATATGGAGTAAATCtattaacaacaaacaaaataagcGAAATTATTAATGACTTTcattcaattaattaattacttctGGAAAGCCGCCGACAGAGAACTGTGGGCTCACGATGCGTCAAAAAAGCAACCAAAACATCCAACTcccccaaaaccaaaatataaaaagactCGCTAAATCCGCCAAAGACCATAAAGGAGACCTAAAAATCGAAAACTCAACCGAACCCATTAATCGAAATCTCGATATCTTTTAGaaagtttgagtctttttttcttgtttggtcGGAAATGGATGCTTTGCCGGACGATGAAGAGTACACTTTCAGGGAAGTGGTGTTGCCGTCGTTGATTCCTGTAGTGCCGGAACCTGAGTTGGAGAGAGAGAGcggagagaggagaagaggaagagacgTAATCGTATCCGTTGATCATGGTCCCAATAGCAAACACGCCTTTGACTGGGCTCTTGCTCATTTCTGTCGTCTCGCCGATACTCTTCACCTTGTTCACGTCGTCTCAAgttcgttctctctctctttatcttgtGGTCAATGTGAATCTTTTGATAGTTCGATTTCGTGTTGATTTTGCTATTCCAGATCTGAAAATCGCAGATTTTGATCcacctctgttttttttttttttttttttttttttNNNNNNNNNNNNNNNNNNNNNNNNNNNNNNNNNNNNNNNNNNNNNNNNNNNNNNNNNNNNNNNNNNNNNNNNNNNNNNNNNNNNNNNNNNNNNGGTGTTAAGAACGATGTTGTGTATGAGACGAGCCAAGCGCTGCTGGAGAAACTCGCTCTTGAGGCTTTTCAAGTCGCCATGGTTATTGCTTACTTTACctaatgtttctctttttgcGTTGCTCTATTATATTTGGAGAAGAGAAATCAGTTTCTTGATTGCTAAGTTAGGGTCTGAGAATTACAATTCAATGAATTAGGTGGCTGGCTATAGAAACAATATGTAAACTTAGTGTTGGTAGTAGTCATATGTTGTTGCTGTGTAGCTTAGTGTTGTCGTTTTTTGCTTAGATACAAAATCTCTGGTGCGGTTTTGCTTGAAGACATTGTATGCATTTCATATACTGACTTGGCTTGAtactggtttgttatgttataGGTGAAGTGTGTGGCTCGTGTCATTGAAGGCGATGCTGGTAAAGTAATTTGCAAGGAAGCAGAGAGACTTAAGCCTGCGGCTGTGATTTTGGGTACACGAGGCCGGAGCTTAGTAAGAAGGTTAGATATACAAGACCAAATACTAGTTGTGATCTATAATatatcttttgagtttttttttcttatagtttcTTGATTTCATGATTCTCTTTTGTAATTCTTCTGCAGCGTGTTACAAGGAAGCGTTAGCGAGTATTGTTTCCACAATTGCAAATCCGCTCCCGTCATTATTGTTCCTGGGACAGGTACATTAATATATCTTTTCAATCCGAGTGATTTTTAGCAAATCGTTCTCGTATATAACTATAACCTTATGTTGTATAAAGCAGAAGCTGGAGATGAGTCGATTGTAGACTGGAAACGATCAGGGGATCTAAAAGACTAAAACCATAAAGATGATCGTACAAGTATTTCCACCAAGACTGTTTTGTTTTCCATCTTTCTTGCTATTGTTGCAGTCTTTGGTTCAGTGTATGTTGTTTTGGTTCTTCTGTGTGTGTGTTGCTTTGGCTTTTGTAGTTTCAAGTTTTGTGAATTAAAACACTTGCTCAGGAATGAGATTTATTGTATGTAATGGTGTGCGATGTGTTTTTAGTAAACGAAGCTTCTTTAACGCTTTCTTCTAGTATaagttattattatatgttgTGGAATTTTCTTTGacgcatttcatcgaacacttgGTGTGCGTCTTTTGTAAACAATAGAGAGATTTGATAGGGTCAAACCATGGCGGAGTTTGGAGAGCTCGAAGCTCAAGATGGTGTTAGGATGCCATGGAACATCATCCCCGTCGCAACGAAGAAGGAACAAGCCATCGACTCCGAAGTTCCAGTTTCCGCCATTTACACACTCTTGAAACCTCTTGGATCTCACTCCCTTCTCTTACCTTACTCTCCTCTCCGTTGCCGAACCTGTCGCTCCGTTCTAAACCCTTACTCCGTAGTCGATTTCTCCGCCTCTATCTGGGGTTGTCCTTTCTGCTTCCATCGGAATCCTTTCCCGCGAAACTACTCTTCAATCGCCGATAATAGTCTCCCGCCGGAGCTTTTTCCTAACGCCACGACTGTTGAGTATCTCTGCGactccttctcttctcctccttctcctcctcctcctcctgtgtTCGTCTTCGTCGTTGATACTTGCTTGATCTATGAAGAACTCGATTTCCTCAAATCATCTCTCTTCCAAgctcttgatcttcttcctgACACCTCCGTCGTCGGTCTCGTTACCTTCGATTCGTTAGTCCGTGTTTACGAGCTAGGGTTCCCACACTGCACCAAATCTTACTTCTTCCATGGGAAGAAAGATTGTACCAAAGATCAGCTCTTGGATCAGCTTAGTTTCTTCGTCAAGAACCCTAA from Camelina sativa cultivar DH55 chromosome 7, Cs, whole genome shotgun sequence includes the following:
- the LOC104704954 gene encoding putative pectinesterase 11, which encodes MGYAKMALYKTNSKRSIANYYHIIIITNIFILSSIISSSMASSSSSSIDFSTAILIRVDQSGKGDFNKIQEAIESIPPNLNNSQLYYIWVKPGIYREKVVIPADKPYITLSGTRASNTFLIWSDGEDILESPTLTIFNKFGTAGRAVALRVAADKAAFYGCVITSYQDTLLDDNGNHYFKNCYIEGATDFICGSASSLYEKCHLHSLSPNNGSITAQMRTSATEKSGFTFLGCKITGSGSTFLGRPWGAYSRVVFAYSFFSNVVAPQGWNQWGDSTKQNTVYYGEYKCYGPGADRGQRVKWSKQLSDDEATVFLSKDFIGGKDWLRPAPSHFKVAPK
- the LOC104702707 gene encoding universal stress protein PHOS32-like, which encodes MDALPDDEEYTFREVVLPSLIPVVPEPELERESGERRRGRDVIVSVDHGPNSKHAFDWALAHFCRLADTLHLVHVVSSVKNDVVYETSQALLEKLALEAFQVAMVKCVARVIEGDAGKVICKEAERLKPAAVILGTRGRSLVRSVLQGSVSEYCFHNCKSAPVIIVPGTEAGDESIVDWKRSGDLKD